A window of the Xenopus laevis strain J_2021 chromosome 9_10L, Xenopus_laevis_v10.1, whole genome shotgun sequence genome harbors these coding sequences:
- the itgb3.L gene encoding integrin beta-3 isoform X1, with protein sequence MKPDVYIVYTCIVQLLLLTAGTWGASICATRGVSSCQKCLSVSPQCAWCSQEVFGKGAPRCDLKSELLSNGCELKNIEFPVSTVLVAENRPLSVKGSEGDTREITQMSPQKIDLFLRPDDTKVFNLQVRQVEDYPVDIYYLMDLSYSMKDDLIKIQTLGTSLSERMRRLTSNLRIGFGAFVDKPMSPYMFMSPPEVIKNPCYEFNTECMPTFGYKHVLTLTEEVLRFNEEVQKQKVSRNRDSPEGGFDAVLQAAVCDEKIGWRNESSHLLVFTTDARTHIALDGRLAGIVQPNDGKCHLDLNNDYAASTTLDYPSIGLMTEKLSDKNINLVFAVTNEVLSLYTKYSELIPGTTVGVLSQDSGNVIQLIENSYEKIRSKVELEVRDLPEELSLSFSASCQNDELTPGLKSCTGLKIGDTVSFSIEAKVRECPSVRQKTFTIKPVGFKDSLTVTVHFQCNCACQENDQPNSTLCNHGNGTLSCGICQCNPGWLGPYCECSEEEYNPSQQDRCSSKEGAPVCSRRGECVCGQCVCRASDLGKVWGKYCECDDFSCLRYKGEMCSGHGQCNCGDCICESDWTGDYCNCTTRTDTCMSSSGLLCSGRGQCVCGKCECTQPGSYGDTCEKCPTCPDACTFKKGCVECKKFERGPWFEDSSCKQICRDEIESVTELVDNGKNAVNCTYKDENDCVVRFQYHEDASGKSVLYVINEAECPQGPDILVVLMSVMGAILLIGLVALLIWKLLITIHDRREFAKFEEERAKAKWDTAHNPLYKGATSTFTNITYRGNTE encoded by the exons ATGAAGCCTgatgtgtatatagtgtatacatGTATTGTGCAACTTCTACTGCTCACAGCTGGGACCTGGG GTGCCAGTATCTGTGCCACGCGTGGGGTGTCCTCTTGCCAGAAATGCCTCTCTGTAAGCCCACAGTGTGCCTGGTGTTCCCAAGAG GTTTTTGGGAAAGGTGCTCCCCGCTGTGACCTCAAATCTGAACTTCTGAGTAATGGATGTGAGCTGAAAAACATTGAATTCCCAGTCAGCACCGTTCTCGTAGCTGAGAACCGACCCTTAAGTGTCAAAGGTTCAGAAGGCGACACCAGGGAAATCACCCAGATGTCTCCGCAGAAGATTGACCTGTTCCTGAGACCAG ATGACACCAAGGTCTTCAACCTACAGGTGAGGCAAGTAGAAGACTATCCTGTGGATATCTACTACCTTATGGACCTTTCCTATTCCATGAAGGATGATTTAATCAAGATCCAAACCCTGGGCACTAGTTTATCAGAAAGGATGCGCCGGCTAACTAGTAACCTGCggattggatttggtgcatttgtTGACAAGCCTATGTCACCGTACATGTTTATGTCACCTCCTGAAGTCATCAAAAACCCCTGCTATGA ATTTAACACCGAGTGCATGCCCACTTTTGGATATAAACACGTCTTGACTTTGACAGAGGAAGTCTTGAGATTTAACGAGGAGGTCCAGAAACAGAAGGTCTCCCGAAACCGGGATTCTCCAGAGGGTGGATTTGATGCGGTGCTACAGGCAGCAGTATGCGAC GAGAAGATTGGCTGGAGAAATGAGTCCTCTCACTTACTGGTCTTCACCACAGATGCCAGAACCCATATTGCACTAGATGGTAGGCTGGCGGGTATTGTTCAACCCAATGATGGAAAATGCCACCTCGATCTAAATAACGACTACGCAGCTTCCACCACCTTG GATTATCCATCTATTGGCCTTATGACTGAAAAGCTTTCAGATAAGAATATTAATCTGGTGTTTGCTGTCACAAATGAAGTGCTGAGCCTATACACG AAATACAGTGAACTAATCCCTGGGACCACAGTGGGAGTTTTATCCCAGGACTCGGGCAACGTCATCCAGCTCATCGAAAATTCCTATGAG AAGATCCGCTCAAAGGTGGAACTTGAGGTGCGCGACCTTCCGGAGGAGCTGTCCCTTTCCTTCAGTGCCTCCTGCCAGAATGATGAGTTGACTCCTGGTCTTAAGTCTTGCACTGGCCTCAAGATTGGAGATACA GTAAGTTTCTCCATTGAGGCCAAGGTAAGAGAATGCCCATCAGTTCGACAGAAAACTTTCACCATCAAACCTGTTGGATTTAAGGATTCGTTAACGGTCACTGTACATTTCCAGTGCAACTGTGCCTGTCAGGAGAATGACCAGCCTAACAGCACCCTGTGCAATCACGGGAACGGCACCCTGAGCTGCGGGATCTGTCAGTGTAACCCCGGTTGGTTAGGGCCTTACTGCGAGTGTTCCGAGGAGGAGTACAACCCATCCCAACAGGATCGCTGTAGCTCAAAGGAAGGGGCACCCGTCTGCAGCCGGAGaggggagtgtgtctgtgggcaATGTGTGTGCCGTGCCAGCGACCTGGGCAAGGTGTGGGGTAAATACTGTGAATGCGACGACTTCTCCTGTCTGCGGTACAAGGGAGAGATGTGCTCAG GGCATGGCCAGTGTAACTGCGGTGACTGCATCTGCGAGTCTGATTGGACGGGGGATTATTGCAACTGCACCACTCGTACGGATACCTGCATGTCCAGCAGTGGCCTCTTGTGCAGTGGGAGAGGCCAGTGTGTGTGCGGGAAGTGTGAATGTACCCAGCCGGGCTCCTATGGAGATACCTGTGAAAAATGCCCCACCTGCCCTgatgcctgtacctttaagaa GGGCTGTGTGGAGTGCAAAAAATTCGAGAGGGGCCCCTGGTTTGAGGATTCCTCTTGCAAGCAAATTTGTCGTGATGAGATCGAGTCTGTCACTGAGCTGG TGGATAATGGAAAGAATGCGGTGAATTGTACCTACAAGGATGAAAATGATTGTGTGGTCCGATTCCAGTACCACGAGGACGCAAGTGGCAAATCTGTATTGTACGTCATTAATGAAGCAG AGTGCCCCCAAGGCCCTGATATTCTGGTAGTCCTCATGTCTGTAATGGGAGCCATACTGCTTATCGGGCTGGTGGCTTTGCTCATATGGAAGCTGCTTATTACCATTCATGACCGACGCGAATTTGCCAAGTTCGAAGAAGAGAGAGCGAAAGCCAAATGGGACACG GCTCATAATCCCCTCTATAAAGGAGCCACGTCGACGTTTACCAATATAACATATCGTGGGAATACCGAGTGA
- the itgb3.L gene encoding integrin beta-3 isoform X2, with amino-acid sequence MSPQKIDLFLRPDDTKVFNLQVRQVEDYPVDIYYLMDLSYSMKDDLIKIQTLGTSLSERMRRLTSNLRIGFGAFVDKPMSPYMFMSPPEVIKNPCYEFNTECMPTFGYKHVLTLTEEVLRFNEEVQKQKVSRNRDSPEGGFDAVLQAAVCDEKIGWRNESSHLLVFTTDARTHIALDGRLAGIVQPNDGKCHLDLNNDYAASTTLDYPSIGLMTEKLSDKNINLVFAVTNEVLSLYTKYSELIPGTTVGVLSQDSGNVIQLIENSYEKIRSKVELEVRDLPEELSLSFSASCQNDELTPGLKSCTGLKIGDTVSFSIEAKVRECPSVRQKTFTIKPVGFKDSLTVTVHFQCNCACQENDQPNSTLCNHGNGTLSCGICQCNPGWLGPYCECSEEEYNPSQQDRCSSKEGAPVCSRRGECVCGQCVCRASDLGKVWGKYCECDDFSCLRYKGEMCSGHGQCNCGDCICESDWTGDYCNCTTRTDTCMSSSGLLCSGRGQCVCGKCECTQPGSYGDTCEKCPTCPDACTFKKGCVECKKFERGPWFEDSSCKQICRDEIESVTELVDNGKNAVNCTYKDENDCVVRFQYHEDASGKSVLYVINEAECPQGPDILVVLMSVMGAILLIGLVALLIWKLLITIHDRREFAKFEEERAKAKWDTAHNPLYKGATSTFTNITYRGNTE; translated from the exons ATGTCTCCGCAGAAGATTGACCTGTTCCTGAGACCAG ATGACACCAAGGTCTTCAACCTACAGGTGAGGCAAGTAGAAGACTATCCTGTGGATATCTACTACCTTATGGACCTTTCCTATTCCATGAAGGATGATTTAATCAAGATCCAAACCCTGGGCACTAGTTTATCAGAAAGGATGCGCCGGCTAACTAGTAACCTGCggattggatttggtgcatttgtTGACAAGCCTATGTCACCGTACATGTTTATGTCACCTCCTGAAGTCATCAAAAACCCCTGCTATGA ATTTAACACCGAGTGCATGCCCACTTTTGGATATAAACACGTCTTGACTTTGACAGAGGAAGTCTTGAGATTTAACGAGGAGGTCCAGAAACAGAAGGTCTCCCGAAACCGGGATTCTCCAGAGGGTGGATTTGATGCGGTGCTACAGGCAGCAGTATGCGAC GAGAAGATTGGCTGGAGAAATGAGTCCTCTCACTTACTGGTCTTCACCACAGATGCCAGAACCCATATTGCACTAGATGGTAGGCTGGCGGGTATTGTTCAACCCAATGATGGAAAATGCCACCTCGATCTAAATAACGACTACGCAGCTTCCACCACCTTG GATTATCCATCTATTGGCCTTATGACTGAAAAGCTTTCAGATAAGAATATTAATCTGGTGTTTGCTGTCACAAATGAAGTGCTGAGCCTATACACG AAATACAGTGAACTAATCCCTGGGACCACAGTGGGAGTTTTATCCCAGGACTCGGGCAACGTCATCCAGCTCATCGAAAATTCCTATGAG AAGATCCGCTCAAAGGTGGAACTTGAGGTGCGCGACCTTCCGGAGGAGCTGTCCCTTTCCTTCAGTGCCTCCTGCCAGAATGATGAGTTGACTCCTGGTCTTAAGTCTTGCACTGGCCTCAAGATTGGAGATACA GTAAGTTTCTCCATTGAGGCCAAGGTAAGAGAATGCCCATCAGTTCGACAGAAAACTTTCACCATCAAACCTGTTGGATTTAAGGATTCGTTAACGGTCACTGTACATTTCCAGTGCAACTGTGCCTGTCAGGAGAATGACCAGCCTAACAGCACCCTGTGCAATCACGGGAACGGCACCCTGAGCTGCGGGATCTGTCAGTGTAACCCCGGTTGGTTAGGGCCTTACTGCGAGTGTTCCGAGGAGGAGTACAACCCATCCCAACAGGATCGCTGTAGCTCAAAGGAAGGGGCACCCGTCTGCAGCCGGAGaggggagtgtgtctgtgggcaATGTGTGTGCCGTGCCAGCGACCTGGGCAAGGTGTGGGGTAAATACTGTGAATGCGACGACTTCTCCTGTCTGCGGTACAAGGGAGAGATGTGCTCAG GGCATGGCCAGTGTAACTGCGGTGACTGCATCTGCGAGTCTGATTGGACGGGGGATTATTGCAACTGCACCACTCGTACGGATACCTGCATGTCCAGCAGTGGCCTCTTGTGCAGTGGGAGAGGCCAGTGTGTGTGCGGGAAGTGTGAATGTACCCAGCCGGGCTCCTATGGAGATACCTGTGAAAAATGCCCCACCTGCCCTgatgcctgtacctttaagaa GGGCTGTGTGGAGTGCAAAAAATTCGAGAGGGGCCCCTGGTTTGAGGATTCCTCTTGCAAGCAAATTTGTCGTGATGAGATCGAGTCTGTCACTGAGCTGG TGGATAATGGAAAGAATGCGGTGAATTGTACCTACAAGGATGAAAATGATTGTGTGGTCCGATTCCAGTACCACGAGGACGCAAGTGGCAAATCTGTATTGTACGTCATTAATGAAGCAG AGTGCCCCCAAGGCCCTGATATTCTGGTAGTCCTCATGTCTGTAATGGGAGCCATACTGCTTATCGGGCTGGTGGCTTTGCTCATATGGAAGCTGCTTATTACCATTCATGACCGACGCGAATTTGCCAAGTTCGAAGAAGAGAGAGCGAAAGCCAAATGGGACACG GCTCATAATCCCCTCTATAAAGGAGCCACGTCGACGTTTACCAATATAACATATCGTGGGAATACCGAGTGA